One part of the Lycium ferocissimum isolate CSIRO_LF1 chromosome 8, AGI_CSIRO_Lferr_CH_V1, whole genome shotgun sequence genome encodes these proteins:
- the LOC132067838 gene encoding magnesium transporter MRS2-5 isoform X1 produces MAEETGVSVFTDIPESTSTRLNTDVQANSNFHGSGLPGLKRRGQGHGSRSWIKIDEHGDSKILELDKATVMRHCALPARDLRLLDPKFIYPSTILGREQAIVVNLEQIRCVITAEEVILMNSLDACVLQYESELCKRLQTNKDQPDGLPFEFRALELALELTCLSLDAQAKELELEVYPVLDELASSINTLNLERVRRLKGQLLALTQRVQKVCDEIEHLMDDDGDMAEMYLTEKKQRKEDFLSNDLYDQADIFGKIRGAPRSAPVSPVSSTTGVQKLQRAFSNLSSSKHGSVSASSNGQENIDQLEMLLEAYFVVIDSALNKLSSLKEYIDDTEDLINIKLGNVQNQLIQFELLLTAATFVAAIFAMVTAVFGMNLKTTVFNDPDGFNWTLIITGLFCLIVYIAFLIYFKHKKLFPL; encoded by the exons ATGGCAGAAGAAACTGGTGTATCTGTTTTTACAGATATTCCAGAATCTACGTCTACTAGGTTGAATACAGATGTACAGGCAAATAGCAACTTTCACGGATCTGGTCTACCTGGTCTTAAGAGGAGAGGCCAAGGTCATGGGAGTCGCTCTTGGATAAAGATTGACGAGCATGGAGATTCAAAGATTTTGGAATTGGATAAGGCTACTGTTATGAGACATTGTGCTTTGCCAGCTAGGGATCTCCGTCTTTTGGACCCGAAATTTATCTATCCTTCCACAATATTAGGGCGAGAGCAAGCTATTGTGGTAAACCTTGAGCAGATCAGATGTGTCATTACAGCTGAGGAGGTTATACTGATGAATTCTTTGGATGCTTGTGTACTGCAATACGAGTCTGAATTGTGTAAACGCCTTCAGACAAATAAAGATCAGCCGG ATGGTCTTCCTTTCGAGTTTAGAGCCCTTGAGCTAGCTTTGGAGCTAACTTGCTTGTCACTTGATGCTCAG GCGAAAGAATTAGAACTGGAGGTATACCCCGTGCTTGATGAACTAGCTTCATCTATTAACACTCTAAATCTGGAACGAGTTCGTAGATTGAAAGGTCAGCTGCTTGCCTTGACTCAGCGAGTCCAAAAG GTATGTGATGAAATAGAACATCTAATGGATGATGATGGTGACATGGCTGAGATGTACTTAACAGAGAAGAAACAGAGGAAGGAGGATTTTCTTAGTAATGATTTATATGATCAAGCGGatatatttggaaaaattagAGGAGCACCAAGATCTGCTCCAGTCTCACCTGTATCATCAACTACCGGGGTGCAGAAGTTGCAACGGGCATTCAGTAATTTGAGCTCAAGCAAACATGGAAGTGTTTCAGCTTCATCTAATGGTCAAGAAAATATTGATCAGCTTGAAATGTTGCTTGAAGCATATTTTGTGGTCATTGACAGCGCTCTGAACAAGTTGTCTTCA CTTAAAGAATATATTGATGATACAGAGGATCTGATCAATATAAAACTT GGCAATGTCCAGAATCAGCTAATACAATTTGAGTTGCTACTGACAGCTGCCACTTTTGTGGCAGCAATATTTGCTATGGTGACTGCAGTATTTGGGATGAACTTGAAAACTACAGTTTTTAACGATCCAGATGGGTTTAACTGGACTCTTATCATCACTGGACTCTTTTGTTTGATCGTATACATTGCTTTCTTGATTTACTTTAAGCATAAGAAACTCTTTCCACTGTAA
- the LOC132067838 gene encoding magnesium transporter MRS2-5 isoform X2: protein MAEETGVSVFTDIPESTSTRLNTDVQANSNFHGSGLPGLKRRGQGHGSRSWIKIDEHGDSKILELDKATVMRHCALPARDLRLLDPKFIYPSTILGREQAIVVNLEQIRCVITAEEVILMNSLDACVLQYESELCKRLQTNKDQPDGLPFEFRALELALELTCLSLDAQAKELELEVYPVLDELASSINTLNLERVRRLKGQLLALTQRVQKVCDEIEHLMDDDGDMAEMYLTEKKQRKEDFLSNDLYDQADIFGKIRGAPRSAPVSPVSSTTGVQKLQRAFSNLSSSKHGSVSASSNGQENIDQLEMLLEAYFVVIDSALNKLSSGNVQNQLIQFELLLTAATFVAAIFAMVTAVFGMNLKTTVFNDPDGFNWTLIITGLFCLIVYIAFLIYFKHKKLFPL, encoded by the exons ATGGCAGAAGAAACTGGTGTATCTGTTTTTACAGATATTCCAGAATCTACGTCTACTAGGTTGAATACAGATGTACAGGCAAATAGCAACTTTCACGGATCTGGTCTACCTGGTCTTAAGAGGAGAGGCCAAGGTCATGGGAGTCGCTCTTGGATAAAGATTGACGAGCATGGAGATTCAAAGATTTTGGAATTGGATAAGGCTACTGTTATGAGACATTGTGCTTTGCCAGCTAGGGATCTCCGTCTTTTGGACCCGAAATTTATCTATCCTTCCACAATATTAGGGCGAGAGCAAGCTATTGTGGTAAACCTTGAGCAGATCAGATGTGTCATTACAGCTGAGGAGGTTATACTGATGAATTCTTTGGATGCTTGTGTACTGCAATACGAGTCTGAATTGTGTAAACGCCTTCAGACAAATAAAGATCAGCCGG ATGGTCTTCCTTTCGAGTTTAGAGCCCTTGAGCTAGCTTTGGAGCTAACTTGCTTGTCACTTGATGCTCAG GCGAAAGAATTAGAACTGGAGGTATACCCCGTGCTTGATGAACTAGCTTCATCTATTAACACTCTAAATCTGGAACGAGTTCGTAGATTGAAAGGTCAGCTGCTTGCCTTGACTCAGCGAGTCCAAAAG GTATGTGATGAAATAGAACATCTAATGGATGATGATGGTGACATGGCTGAGATGTACTTAACAGAGAAGAAACAGAGGAAGGAGGATTTTCTTAGTAATGATTTATATGATCAAGCGGatatatttggaaaaattagAGGAGCACCAAGATCTGCTCCAGTCTCACCTGTATCATCAACTACCGGGGTGCAGAAGTTGCAACGGGCATTCAGTAATTTGAGCTCAAGCAAACATGGAAGTGTTTCAGCTTCATCTAATGGTCAAGAAAATATTGATCAGCTTGAAATGTTGCTTGAAGCATATTTTGTGGTCATTGACAGCGCTCTGAACAAGTTGTCTTCA GGCAATGTCCAGAATCAGCTAATACAATTTGAGTTGCTACTGACAGCTGCCACTTTTGTGGCAGCAATATTTGCTATGGTGACTGCAGTATTTGGGATGAACTTGAAAACTACAGTTTTTAACGATCCAGATGGGTTTAACTGGACTCTTATCATCACTGGACTCTTTTGTTTGATCGTATACATTGCTTTCTTGATTTACTTTAAGCATAAGAAACTCTTTCCACTGTAA